The genomic region aaatagctctacggtctgcaatgactgacatgacaagaggaaaacAGATGGTGCACAACCCAGTTTCTAAATTGCACTTTACAACTTTCGAGAGTAAGTTGAAAGCAGGACTAATATACATATtttcttttgggggggggggggccttGTGCGCCCCGCCCACATCCATCACTGACCCCTCGCGCCCAAcggtttgggaaccactgatgtGGCCGACATTGAAATTCTCTGAATTAAGGCATTTTTCCTTGATGACGTGTTTGAGTAGTTAAAATGGTACGTGACAAGTCCTTCTCCGTCCAATAGGCGTCGGAACGGCTACGTAAACTGTACATGCAGAACATGGTGTGGGGCTACTGCAGGGGGATCAACCCAGAGTGGAAACACCAGGTAAACAGGATACGATATTATAGTAGTACATCGGATATCTTTCAAATGTATTCAGAGCTCTTCATCAGTCCGCAGAGTTCAGAACTTTAAAGACTGTCAATGTGGAGTGGTCTTCTCCGCCTTCTCCTACCAATATAACTTTTCTACCAAACTGTGTTTgtccgttctctctctgtcaattaaGTTGGAGCAGAAAATGGTGGCCAGTGAGATTTTCAAAAACAAGAAGGACAACTATCCCCAAAGTGTCCCAAAGCTCTTTGTGGGCACAAGACTCAGTAAGTGCCTTgattaacacagacacacacacacgcgcatgcacTCACGtgcacacacattatacacacacaactaacgttcttcctgtgcctctctctcctcagatggAGAGGAGATTAACCCCAAGGTGTTGCAGTCACTTGGCAGTGAGAAGATGAAGGTTAGTGCAGTACTAGCATGTTCATATGGCCATTCAATTCTCTACTTGGGATTTATGTAAGGTTGGATATTTGTCTTAATATATAGTCAGTACAGTATATTAATGTGTTATTGATTCTTAACTCTGATCATGTCTAGCCTATTTAGTATCGTAGCCTACAGTTCAAATGTTTGAATCCACCCTCTGTGTATCTTCCCCACTGTCTTTCCTCTGTCCAATAAAATACAACATCCTTGAAGATATATTACAAGCCCCACTAATAATGTTCCCCTCCCACTCCTCAATATGCAGTCCCAGTGACCAAGTACGACAGGAAGGGCTACAAGACTAATAATGTCCCCTTCCCACTCCTCAGTATGCAGTCCCAGTGACCAAGTACGACAGGAAGGGCTACAAGGCTAATAATGTTCCCTTCCCACTCCTCAGTATGCAGTCCCAGTGACCAAGTACGACAGGAAGGGCTACAAGGCTAATAATGTCCCCTTCCCACTCCTCAGTATGCAGTCCCAGTGACCAAGTACGACAGGAAGGGCTACAAGACTAATAATGTCCCCTTCCCACTCCTCAGTATGCAGTCCCAGTGACCAAGAACGACAGGAAGGGCTACAAGGCTAATAATGTCCCCTTCCCACTCCTCAGTATGCAGTCCCAGTGACCAAGTACGACAGGAAGGGCTACAAGGCTAATAATGTCCCCTTCCCACTCCTCAGTATGCAGTCCCAGTGACCAAGTATGACAGGAAGGGCTACAAGGCTAATGCAGTCCCAGTGACCAAGAACGACAGGAAGGGCTGTCCCCTTCCCACTCCTCAGTATGCAGTCCCAGTGACCAAGTACGACAGGAAGGGCTACAAGACTTCCCAATTAATGAATGTCCCCTTCCCACTCCTCAGTATGCAGTCCCAGTGACCAAGTACGACAGGAAGGGCTACAAGACTAATAATGTCCCCTTCCCCTCACTCCTCAGTATGCAGTCCCAGTGACCAAGTACGACAGGAAGGGCTACAAGGCTAATAATGTCCCCTTCCCACTCCTCAGTATGCAGTCCCAGTGACCAAGTACGACAGGAAGGGCTACAAGGCTAATAatgtccccctccccactcctcagTATGCAGTCCCAGTGACCAAGTACGACAGGAAGGGCTACAAGGCGCGACCAAGGCAGCTGCTGCTCACCTCCAACAGTGCCGTCATCGTGGAGGAGGCCAAGCTCAAGCAGCGCATCGACTACGCCGCCCTCAAAGGTCAGCGGTCACAGGGTTCGGGGGAGAGGATGGGTTGGGGGGGTCGATGGCATTTCAATTGACGTTTTTGCTTACTTCTTAAATTgaatgaattgaaatggaattgttTTCTGGGGTCCTTACAGAGGCCATACTGAGCTGGTCTGGGTGATGCTCATAGTTCTCCCATTGACCATttctcttccctgtctgtctgtcttgtcctcAGGCATTTCAGTCAGCTCTCTCAGTGATGGCGTCTTCGTACTGCATGTGCCCACTGAAGACAAGAAACAGAAGGTGAGGCTGACCTCAGCTCCATCTTACGTAGTCATAACCCCATTACACATGGGTTATGACATACTTAACCTGTTATTTGaagtagcctgatcccagatctgtttgtgtggtcTTGCCAACACATATTGACATTGTCACGCCAAACACAAATCGACCTGGGACCCGGCTAGTAGTGAAGATGGACCTCTAACTCCTCTCCTATCTGCTCTGGTCTGTAGGGAGATGTGGTGCTGCAGAGTGACCACATCATCGAGACCCTGACCAAAGTGGCCATCTGTGCTGacaaggtcaacagcatcaacatCAACCAGGGAAGGTGAGTTGTTGCCCTGACACAGATACCCGGAACTAGATGAGCCGTATACCGTGTTAATCAGCGGAATGTCAGCTTTCATTGAAAAATAGCTGTACGTTCCTAACATTAACAGTTCAGACTTTATAAATATGTAACACGCTCTTGACGCAAGTGTTAAAGGGGCTCACAGGGAGCACTACCATCAGTTGTCAGGACCTGAATTCATAGACACCAGTGATACACCACCATCTGCAATctgattggggggggggggctgtgaaTGAACTGcacctaatctctctctctctctctctcccagtataaCTTTCACGATGGGCCAAGGTAGAGAAGGGATCATAGACTTCACCTCTGGCTCTGAGCTGCTGGTTGCCAAGGCGAAGAATGGCCACCTCTCAGTGGTGAGTCGGAATAACGGAGGGATATAAAGCGTCAGTCCTCCCCTACAGGACTAATACAGTAGGTTGGAACATCAATACTGCATGATTGGAGTCAGTGTTGATTGATTAATTATCCTGCACTCGTATTTCTATAAGCTAATTGTACTTTACTTTTTAAGCTGGTGGTTGTTGTGTGAAGTCTACAGCATAGTGTAGGACATGATTGTTTTGTTAACGCACCCTGTTAAACTGTACATTGATTTTCATTGTAAGTGTATCTCGGGTAGAGACTTTTTGTTCTGCATGTTTACATTGTGAAGATAACTTGAAACAATCATTGATTGATTGGTTAAGATAACTTCTTTGTAATGGTTACCTCTGTCTTCCCTGAACTGTTTTAGACTGCCCCTCGACTGAACTCAAGATGATAGCAATGACTGATCATCTGTCCACGCCAAGGAAGTCCTTCCTGGAATACGCTCCTATTCACCAATCTCAACCGCAGACCAGGCTCTGCCTAAGCCAATCAAATGCCAGCTCTCGCTACACGAACGGCATGTGCTTCCAATTAAGAAAAAGTCCAGTGAAACTAATTGATAtttatgtttatatatttttggGAATAATACTTGTTATTTGAATATCATGATTTTATATATGAAGCCAAGGAATAACAATGTTTTGGTGCATTTTTTTCCTGCACTACTTATGCCTGTCTTGCTTAATTTGGGGACATGACCAAGCAATCAATTAGGGTGTATTGGGTCTCCTTTGCTTTTTCTTTCTGTCATTCTTTTTTCACAATATTTTCTCTGTTCAGCAGTGTAGACTTTACACCCTCTCTGATACTACTCTTTTAACTGTTTGGGGCAGAGGCTTTTGTTAAAGTGGAGATGCAGTACATGGCTGATGGTATGTAGGTGAGGTTTGTTATAAACTATCGAGGAGCAGGGAGTTTGGTAGAGAAGTTCATAAGATTAGTTGTTTTTTTCAAACTTGTTTCGACTCGGACACAATACTCTTGAGGTTTTTGAAACCGAAGGATATCAACAGAGAAGTCATGTGGGTGTGTGACCTTTGACCCAGAGCATACTGTCCAGAATGTGGTCAGAATTTGGTCTGTGCTGTGCCATAGATCACGGAATCATTCTTTGATGTAGATATCATGTAGCCCAAATGAAAGCGCAAACCAAAGCATTTTGGTAAGCAGAATGTTGAAATTAGATTTATAATGGAAACACCATAGTGAATGGTCTTTACAATATATAAGAGataaagaaagtgagagaggaatTAGGAAAAAGGCGTGAGAATGAAAATGGGGGGGAGAAATAGAAAACCGTTTTGTCTTTCCATTTATCGCTTGTTTGCTCCCAACGATTGTGCCTTTCTCCTTTGCTAAATTATTGTTAATGGATTATTTATGTCGATACACCAATTAAACAATGACACTTTGGGGATGACATTGAGTCCACTGTTGTTAGAGACTGATATGTCTCGTTTTCCCTCAGGATGACCTGTGGAAAAATACTTCAGAGAAAGAAAAAAGcatgctgtacacacacacacacacacacacacacacacacacacacacacacgcatttcACTCCTAAGTTAAACCTGTAGAGTAAAAGCCTTTTGGAAACATTCTATGATCCATTTGCTTTCCATTGTGTCAAGTTCCCAGGCTGCCATATCCGTACTCTGGTTATGTGTAGCAGCTCACCAGGATATAGTAGTAGTCAGAACAACACTCATGACTTATTTTACCACATTTACCAATCTTTTCCTGATGAGGATGTTTGTGCTAGCTTTGTGTTGGGGACATGCTGTTATTGTTTTGATTGGCACTTCCAAACCTAGATCTTCAAGAGCGATGAGGCCCTATGCACAGCATTCAAGTGCAGTTAACTATTTCCCTGGTGTTTAATACTGACATCATAGGATATACTCATAGCCAAGGGTGTTCTTCACAGAAAGCACACGAATCAATGGTAACATCCTTAGGAACACTTATCAATCTTTGTAACAAACCAGAGGTCTATTGGTATGACCCATGTGAGTGACACCACCGTTCATAGATTGAATCTACGCACCTCTCCCCAGCTGTGACTTTCTGAGCTGCGTTTCGCTCTTCACATTCCTGTGCTGCTGCTTCTTTGCATTGCCTCTTGAgtgcccctcccctcctccctctatgaCCCAGCCTCTGAACTGTGTCCAGCTGACAACCCAATGAATGAACGGTAAGACAGGTGCAATATGCCTAAATAAAGGTGTGTTACTGCACTGACATTAGACAAAGAAGCAATAGTGGATGCAATGTCTGTTGAATGAATATATGTCAATTAAAGTGTTATTTTCCTGGTTGGAGATGTGTTCGcttcgcctggtcccagatctgtttgtgctcacTTGCCAATTCCAATGCCAGACAGCAcaaaccgatctgggaccagactattGTGTTCTGTGCACTAATAAGAAATTTGAGCCAAGTGAGGCTTTGTAAAAGTGTAACATGCGTTTTGTCTTGTTCAAAATTTGTTGTCAATGTGCCTTGAGTTTAATAGGAATACAACCAATTTTGTATGAAATTCAGTGACAAATACCTCCTTGACGATGTCACTTATTCAAGagtaaaaaaagtatatatatatatatatatatatatatatatatatatatacacaatctgaTTCCTCCTTTAAAATGTCATAGATTTTCTGTAAAGCCTGTCTCCCTATGTTTAATAATTTACAATACATACGTTTAGTCCTGAGTTACTGTATGCACAATCATGTAGAATTAGACCAACACAATAAagaaaatattaaaatgtcaaaATAAACGTATTGATTCTGTCTGGGTCCTTCATTACAAACTTACTTCCTTGATAATTTGGTGCATTTCAAatgggatagttcacccaaatgacaaaataacatattggtttcctttacCATGTAAGCAGCCAATGGACAAGGTCCATCAGTCCATGAGTTAGTTTTGCTAATATGGGTACCAGTTACTGGCATTGGATTGTGCCTCAAATGCTAAAAAGTGTTTTGTTTTAAAACAGTGACCAGGTCCACAACCAAAGCATGgcttgctgtcataccttgtccccGGGACTTCTTACAGGGTTCGGAAACGAATGTAATTTtctaatttgggtgaactatccctttaagtgtATTTGATGGAACCCTAATCAGTATTTCAGTGGCACATCAGAAATGTACCCTAACTAGATTATGCAAGTAAAGTTAGGCCTAGTTTTACTGTGCAGTCTTTATAGTCCCAAGCCAGAACATGTGAAACGTACCATCTTGCAACATGTTGAAATGGGGTTTTGATCTCAAGGGACTGTACAAAGTGATGCAATCCTCTGATGTGATGAGGAACTTGACATAATTTCTGGTCTTGAGTTTGAATAATCTCTCTGCTCTATCGGTGTATTAAAAACCAACACACCAGGCTTTAATAATATTTTTGAGCTGTTATTTAAAAATGTGGCATCGGCAGTCAATCACTGCTCACTTATAGGCTAGCTTTTCCAGTGGTTCTTCATTTGGGAAAGTTTTCAAGTCTTTCCTTGTTATTTTCACTTTCAAAAGGGAGGGGTAAGTTGCTTTTTAGTAATCGTTCTATTTATGTTTCTGCTTTttatttgtgtgtatatatatatatatatatatatatatatattaaattcaTTTGACACTTTGTGACGCCTTAATGTCACTGATTCCATGCCTTTTTTTGTAATAATCATGTCATTACACATGTTAAGTTATTATGGAATCTTGCTCTGTTTTGGGAAGCCCAATATCACATAAAGAAATATATTAATGCTATTTATTTTCTATTTATGTTGACTTAATTTGAATAGAATAACATACAATTCAATAACATACATGAACATGTATAGTTGACAAGTTTGTTTTATAGCCTAAGCTACAATGTCACATGATTCCTTTTAGGCTTACATCAAGTTTTGAAGTCCTAATAATTGGAATTTCTTCATGATATCTCCTGTTTCAGGCCATGGCTGAAATGACAATTGTGACTGTGGACCTGTATTGTGCCATTCTATGCTGAAAACAATGCCTCAATTtatggaaaggaaagggaaagcaGATCTTCACCCACTTATTAAAACCACTTCCATATTCAAACCACTTCTCTTGTGTGTTATTGAATAAGTGGACAATAGACAAATATATTCTGTGTAACCAGTCACCGCAAGAGTGAGTCTCCCCAGTCCCCACAATGGCGGTGGGGCCATGCAGTATTGCACTACAGAAGCGCCGTGTGCAACTGGTGGAGAGCTGGAGCCAAAATGTCACCCACCTCCAGGAGCTTCTTTACCAGGTAGGGGCTCTTACTGAGGAAGACCTCAGCCTGGTGAGAGGGGGAGGTCGCCTGGGGGTGAGGGACTCCATGAGGAATCTGCTGGATGTGCTACACGGGCGTGGAGAGGAAGCCTGTCGAGCCTTCTTTCATGTTCTACAGTCACAGAGAGCCAACACGGAGTCTGAGTCTATGGTGGCAGCTACCCCACCTGAGGGCTCTGGACCCAGCAGCAGTGACTCTGGTCCAACCAACATGCAGGAGCACTTGAGGAAACACAAGGACATATTAGGCAGGCAGCACAGTCCCACTGATTACCTTAGTATCAGGACTATTAGGTGTAGTAGTTCAGATAGTAGTGATGAGCCTTGTTCCTTTACAGATATCACATTGTCCAGGTGCGTGGGCTACACTGTTCCCCTGCAGTACCACCAGCACGAGGTAGCCATGGTGGGTGATGCCTTCCGGAGCCAGGACCAGGTCTGTACCTTTCAAGATGTCTGCCAGAGTCTGCTGTCTGTTCCAGGAGAGGACGTGAGTCTGCTCTCGGGGGTGGCCGGCAGTGGGAAGACCACGGTGGTGAGACGGTTGGTTCATGAATGGGCAAAGGACTCTGGATCCCAGAAGATAGTCCTGTCCCTATCCTTCAGAGAGCTCAATCTGCTCAGTGAGCCTCAGAGCCTGCAGGAGCTTCTCCTGGTGCACTACAGTCACCTCAAACCTGTACTGCCCTGGGTCATTGACTCCCAACCTGGCCGGATCCTACTCATCTTGGACGGGCTCGATGAGTTCTGCTTCCCCCTGGAATTTGAGCGGAGCCCCAAGTGCTCGGACCCAGAGCGGAAGCTGGGCATGGGGGAGATGGTGGTGAACTTGATCAAGGGTCACCTCCTCCCCGGTATCTCCATCCTGGTCACATCGCGGCCCCACGCCGTCTCCAAGGTCCCTCCCCTGCTGGTGACCCAGCTCTACAGCATCCTGGGCTTCTCTAAAGACCAGCAGAGGCACTACTTTGAGCAGAGCTGCAACTCTCCCCTGGTGGCCTCTGCCGTGTGGGGCTACGTTTCCTCCTACCAGCCCCTCCAGCTCATGTGTCGTATACCAGCCTTCTGCTGGATCGTCTCCACTGCCCTGCGTGATAGAGCCCCCTGCTGCCTTAGCCaagtcaccaccaccactctgcCCAATACAGCTAGGACAATGCCAGCAGGCTCCAGTGATACGTCCACCTCCAACAACAGGGCTGAAGAAGCCACTCCAACCCCCTCCACTTTCTCCTCCACTGTTCCCAGGGTGATGTTAATGAGCGGCCATGTCAAGCCCATCACCATCACAGAGATCTACTGTTGCTTTCTCAAGTCCATCCTGGTGTTCCACGGGGAGGGCCACAGTCAGGAAGGCTGCAGCCCGCAGTGTCTCCAGGAGGCCCCGCGGGTCCTACAGGAGATGCGGCCCATGCTGAGAGACCTGGGAGCCCTGGCCTTCAAGGGCCTCCTGGAGCGACGCTTCCTTTTCGACCAGGCTGATCTGAGCTCTTTCTCCCTGGACTGCAGTGGGCTGTCCAAGACCTTCCTGGTGGAGATCCTCCGAGAGGACCGGGCCTCGCTCACCTGCCAGAGGAGCTTCCACTTCATCCATACTAGTGTACAGGAGTTCCTGGCAGCTCTGTACTATGTCCTGCAGGCCCTCTCCGGCTCAGACCCGTTCTCGGGGCTCAAGTCAGCCGCTGGTGTAGCCCTGTTTCCAGTCGCCCTGCACAAAGTGTTAACCTCCACTGCTAATAAGCTGCTGAGGCCCAGACGGCTCCTGCGCAGATATGTCAAGAAGGCTTTCTCCTGGGGTGGACACCATCAGTCTGGTCACATGGACCTCTTCTGCAGGTAGGTAAaataatgtatatataaatatatatatacaaatatgtatatatacaaatatatatacaaatatatatatatacaaatatatatacaaatatatatatatatatacaaatatatacaaatatatatatatatatatatatatatatatatatacaaatatatatatatatacaaatatatatatatatacaaatatatatatatatatatatatacatatatatatatatatacaaatatatatatatatacatatatatatatatatatatacatatatatatatatacaaatatatatatatatatatatacaaatatatatatatatacaaatatatatatatatatatatatatatacaaatatatatatatatatacaaatatatatatatatatatatatatgtatacatatatatatatatatatatacatatatatatatatatacatatatatatatatatatatatatacaaatatatatatatatatatatatatatatacaaatatatatatatatatacatatatatatatatatatatatatacatatatatatatatatatatatataaatatatatatatatatatatatacatatatatatatatatatacaaatatatatatatatacaaatatatatatacaaatatatatatatatatatatatatatacaaatatatatatatatatatatatatatatatatacatatatatatatatatatatacaaatatatatatatatatatatatatatatatacatatatatatatatatatatatatatatatacatatatatatatatatacaatatatatatatatatatatacatatatatatatatatatacaaatatatatatatatatatatacatatatatatatatatatatatacatatatatatatatatatacaaatatatatatatatatatatacatatatatatatatatatatatacatatatatatatatatatatatatata from Oncorhynchus keta strain PuntledgeMale-10-30-2019 chromosome 18, Oket_V2, whole genome shotgun sequence harbors:
- the si:dkey-118k5.3 gene encoding protein NLRC3, with translation MAVGPCSIALQKRRVQLVESWSQNVTHLQELLYQVGALTEEDLSLVRGGGRLGVRDSMRNLLDVLHGRGEEACRAFFHVLQSQRANTESESMVAATPPEGSGPSSSDSGPTNMQEHLRKHKDILGRQHSPTDYLSIRTIRCSSSDSSDEPCSFTDITLSRCVGYTVPLQYHQHEVAMVGDAFRSQDQVCTFQDVCQSLLSVPGEDVSLLSGVAGSGKTTVVRRLVHEWAKDSGSQKIVLSLSFRELNLLSEPQSLQELLLVHYSHLKPVLPWVIDSQPGRILLILDGLDEFCFPLEFERSPKCSDPERKLGMGEMVVNLIKGHLLPGISILVTSRPHAVSKVPPLLVTQLYSILGFSKDQQRHYFEQSCNSPLVASAVWGYVSSYQPLQLMCRIPAFCWIVSTALRDRAPCCLSQVTTTTLPNTARTMPAGSSDTSTSNNRAEEATPTPSTFSSTVPRVMLMSGHVKPITITEIYCCFLKSILVFHGEGHSQEGCSPQCLQEAPRVLQEMRPMLRDLGALAFKGLLERRFLFDQADLSSFSLDCSGLSKTFLVEILREDRASLTCQRSFHFIHTSVQEFLAALYYVLQALSGSDPFSGLKSAAGVALFPVALHKVLTSTANKLLRPRRLLRRYVKKAFSWGGHHQSGHMDLFCRFVSGLLVPQTRVILDGLFRGRSQILPSPSSSLPVPSPPPPTPPFLLSLLHSQLQCGRLSPERQVNVCHCLYEAQDPGLAQRLQGWLQVLAQQQDPDLSGPAKRDWSELAFLLQLTPDLQDLNLEAQGLDADGLRRLLPVLPLFSTLRLAQNPLGPEGAVVLACAMQSPDCRVERLWVVGTGLGCKGLRVLTEGLKDNHTVVDLRMAINHIGDVGAGCLADLLRTNRTLKDIRLRDNQITDKGAELLMEALTENTTLEHLWMFDNKLSKEGVGKLKEFARSTSHLDIKVCV